The nucleotide sequence GAGGGTTATTTTTAGGTGGAGGTGAAGATGGAACAGTCTCATTGGGTGGAGGTGAAGATGGAGGTGGCGTTCTCACTGGGTTTGATAGTGTCTCTTTGCCCCAGGTCACAAAGTACTCAGGAACTCCTTGACCTGTGAACAGACACAGGAAAACAACATGGTGGTGAGTACCTGACAACCCAGCAGGAGCTGGTACATGCTGGTTATGGAGTGAATAACCTGGGGCCTCCCTTGGTCATTTATACGTTTGGACGtcaaccctgctcctgccccaccTTCCTCTTTCACCACCAACCTCCCTCACTttcacactcctctccctctcccctccctcacactcctaTTTCTCTACTCTTCAACCTCTtcccgcctccaccccccccccttcttcctccacctcctccaccactaaCCTTATCTATGGTAGCCTCCTGCTTGATGTGATCGTTCTTGAAGTCCTCGTTCACATCCAGGATCAGGATGGGGATGTCCTTCAGGTACTCAAAGTCCACCCTGGGGAGACAGACGGGGGAGGCAACATGTTAGCTGTTCCACCCTGGacacagacccagagagaggaggtagcaTGTTAGCTgctccaccctggacacagaTCCAGAGAGAGGAAGTAGCATGTTATCTGCTCCAACCTGGACACAgatccagagagaggaggtagcaTGTTAGCTGCTCCACCCTGGACAtagacccagagagaggaggtagcaTGTTAGCTGCTCCAGTGTCACACTAACCAAGGAGCCAGTCCTGACTACCTGGGTGAAAGACCAGTTCAGTGCAACCTCCCACACATGAAATGTTCCGTACATGATAGCTGTAACAGCAGAAGCAGCTTCAGGATCTATTACTGTGGAGACAGTGAGTCTTACTGTGTGGAGAAAGGGACTATTACTGTGGAGACAGGGACTATTACTGAGGAGACAGGGACTATTACTGAGGAGACAGGGACTATTACTGAGGAGACAGGGACCCTTACTGTGGAGACAGGGGCTCTTACTGAGGAGACAGGGGCTCTTACTGTGTATACAGGGACTCTTACTGTGTGGAGTAAGATACTCTTACTGTGGAGACAGGGAGTTACAGTGTGGACAGGGACCCTTACTGTGTGGAGACAGGGACTATTCCTGTGGAGACAGGGACCCTTACTGTGTGGAGACAGGGACTATTACTGTGGAAACAGGGACTATTACTCTGGAGACAGGGACTATTACTATGGAGACACAGACTCTTACTGAGGAGACAGGGACCATTACTGTGGAGACACAGGCTCTTACTGAGGAAACAGGGACCCTTACTGTGTGGAGACAGGGACTATTACTGTGGAGACAGGGACTATTACTGTGGAGACAGGGACTATTACTGTGGAGACAGGGACCCTTACTGTGTGGAGACAGGGACTATTACTGTGGAGACAGGGACTATTACTGTGGAGACAGGAACTATTACTGTGGAGAAAGAGATTATTACTGTGTGGAGACAGACTCTTACTGTGAAGACACTGGGGATACGTACTGTGTGGTGCGATGGTGGAGCCAGCACTCGTGTTTGTAGTGGAGCTGCTCCAGGTATTCCAATGGaatcccctgctcctcttctcgtCCTCGCAGGTGCAGCCTCTGCATGCACCTCTGATACATGtgtacagacacgcacgcacacacgtgtacagagacacacgcccacacaaacgcacgcatacaggtacacacacatgtgcaagcacacagacacacaattgaGACAACGGAGAGACAGAAGTCAAGCACAAGGCTAATTGGCATATTGGCAAATGTTATGTGGTATTCGAGAGGTCAAAGCAAGATAGCAGCTTTAACTGAGGCACTGCATCTAGACAGTTCTCCACAAGTGCATGACAGGGAAGGAGGTCCAGAAGGTCTGACTCAGGACAGTGATGGGAACGATACATCAAGGAGACAAGTCGACTGATTACTCATGAGCCTTTGCATATTATGCGGCGGTAAACTGCTCATGCACACTAACATGGTGCCAGCTCTGGCAAACGATCAACATCACTGGTTGTCATCATTTATAACTTCACTAGAATAAAAACCTTTCTATAATGAATTGTGATAACTAGGTTTTAAGATCAATCACATATTTTAAGAAGCAACAGTTAGCGTTTAGCCGACTTAGGGTCCCACTGAAATCAGAACATTCTCGTGGTCTCAACCTGGACGTATACCCTCCGGGGACAGGGCTCCCTGCAGGGGGCTCACCTGGGGGTCCGCCCTCAGGTAGATCATGGCATCCAGCTCGATCTGGCTCTCAAACTGGGCCAGCAGCCAGCTATGCCAGTCCTGGTAGACGGCCCACTCTGTCTCATTCAGGTCCCCACACTCAAACAGGTTGGAGGCAAACACATACCTATGGAGACAAGAGGTAGCCACCAACAGACATGATATATTTGATCATTTTGTGTCTTTTAAGGTGTTAGTGAATATACAgaatgaacataatttatttagtGTATggacaatatactgtatgtctgtctttTTAATGGAAGGCAATGCCAAATAAAGAAAACTCTATCCTGGATGGACAATAAAGTTTTATATTCTATTTTGATTTTGGTGGGTTCTGGGGTCTCATCCCTGAGTCTCTGTGGCTTGACacagtgtgtacacacactcgtAGTATGTGATTTAATCTTTAAAAACTagcaaaatctaaaataaataatatactgtatttatatactgtaagtatacagttaggtccataaatatttggacagttACACAATTAATGTTCTTTTTTATTATAATGAAAATGGGCTTCAAGTGCAGTCTCTCAGCTTCAATTTGAGGGTATTCATATCTAAATTGGAGGGTTTATGAATTACAGCTCTAGCCCCGTTTttcaagggaccaaaagtaatcgGACAATTGACACACAAGCTGTTTCATGGACAGGTGTGGGCTTTTCTTTGTTATTTCTTAATAAATTAAGCAGGTAAAAGGTCTGGAGTTGATTCCAGGTGTGGTATTTCCATTTGGAAGCTGTTGCTGTGAAATCACAACATGCGGTCGAAGGAGCACTTAATGCAAGTAAAACAGGCCATCATTAGGCTgctaaaaaaatacaaatcctTCAGAGAGATTGCAGGAACATTAGGAGTGGCCAAATCTACAGTTTGGTACATTCTGAGAAAAAGAATGCACTGGTGTGCTTGGCAATTAAAAAGGCCTGGACGTCCAAGTAAGGCAACAGTGGTggatgatcagaatcagaatcagaatgggatttattcgccatgaaagtttgcacagacaaggaaattGCTTTGGCAGGTGATGATCGCAGATCGCAAATGATCGCAGGATCCTTTCCATTGTGAAGAAAAAACCCTTCACAACATCCAGCCAAGtgaagaacactctccaggatgtAGGCATATCATTATCCAAGTCTACCATAAAGAGAAGACTTcaaggggggctgagggggacaCTGCCCCCCAGATGTTCCTTGTGCACACTTACCAAAATGAAGGGGAAAACAATTGATTTTGTTtcctttgtttatttttttcccaCTGTATTTTGGCTCAGCCAATCATAtaaatgtcttgttaaaaataacacttttacgaaatgctgattggttagttggGTGTTATAAAAGTCAAGGACCGCAGTGAGAGAGGTGCGCTGCGAAGTTTCTGGACAGTTGACAGCTTCTTGTCACATCTGGtggttagctagctaaattGTGTTTTGAGTCTTTGAACGAAACAAGGAGAAAAGAGTTGCATttgacattttttgttttaaaatcCATTTGCTAGCTTGCTCTGGTGGCCTCGCTGGTTTTAGCAGATCAAAGTTTCCCTCAGATTGCACCAAATTGAAGCTTTGAACTGCTAAAACGTataaaaaatcaaataaaaaaacttttctTTGCCCCCAAAAAATGTCTTAATGCAAGTAAAACAGCACCCCCCCTGCTAAAGTGGGCTAGAACGCGGCCTGGTGTATGGAGATATATTGTATGCAGAGATTCAGCAAGGTTGACTGGATGACTTCACTttacagatggacaatgacccaaaacacccAGGagttttttttaaggcaaagaagtggaatatTCTGCattggccaagtcaatcaccagATCTCAACCCGATcaagcatgcatttcacttgctgaaGACAAAACTTCAGGCAGAAAGacccacaaacaaacaacaactgaAGACAGCAGTAAAAATAGGGagccaggtggctgagcggttagggaatcgggctagtaatcggaaggttgccgaTTCGAtttaaatccattgtggtggcatACAAAGCCAAAATTATGACAATGGTGTCACtctccaaatatttatggacctaactgtaatatatatatatatatatatatatatatatatatatatatatatatacacacacaaacacgtgctaGAGTAACAGTGAGAGCAGTGACAGCTACAGCTCAGGTAGCTGCAGAGTGATGTACGGTGATGGGAGCAGCAATGCCGGACTTGACCGCACCTGTCGCTGTAGACGGAGCGTTCAAAGAACTGCACGGGGCTCTCCGCCTGGAGCAGCTTGGAGGAGGGGGCCTGCAGTTGGGAGCGGACCCGGCTGAGGCAGGCGTAGCTCTGGAAGGTGTAGGACCAGCGGCTGGGCTTGTCGTACAGCATCTGGAGCAAGTTGCCTCCGCTCTTCTGAGAGGTGCTCAGCTcctgagggagatgaggaagacATGGTGGTCAGGGGCTGGGTCTcgagcatacacacaccagacatacacatgcaccagacacatacacacacaccaggcgcacacagaccagacacacgtacgcactagacacacacaacaggcatacacacgcacagcagacatacacacgcacaccacacacactgcatacatgaacacagcattcatacacacagactATATGCATAGTGATGCAGAATCAATAAaaaaactagagggtacaatttctagggaaattgtagggtgtgcttgcttgcgtcggttgcacaggggtccgtttttgaatgacatttttacaactgatttctgtatattttatatgaaaatgcatacttattatttataaagattaaatagatttaaaagcattttttttgctgctcattttcaactgaaaatacgagtgaagtgtagaatgaaaaagaagtcttctcatttcccctgcaagaggcagcctcatcgttgaatcaaaacgaataaatttggcagaccggtgtaaaaatggacctaatctctatgacttaaacgtcattttaagtttttcccttctcgtgatattttcaggcatgtagcctactcattgcattcattcattaataaagaaccccctttgaagattattctactttgttacccggcagtagaagatggaatcgcgattcagacagtcccatctgctaactgaaaatatgccccccaaaacgtaaataagcttgacatttatttagtggaaaatcgctcattcataaaaagctcactggtagcgatcattgtcagtaacaacgcaaaatgcgacataTTCAAAttcaatgtatttgtgaggaatgtttattttaaagattgaaaacagatgcatcatagaccactgtagtatgtgttgcccgggcaacagaggctaatgtcatgatgctaatgcttcagtgaaatagtagactaccgtttccaaaagtagatgtgggcctacttccttaataatatcagctaatattgtacattacatttcataattgtgtttcacatcaaagtaaaatgagtaaatagttatcaccctggcctctttgcttgtggcgttcctgcagctgccttgcagtaaagctatagttagcctagctatcccccaagttaacagatgcgaaacgaatgttctgctacaggtagtcacgcgtgttttcgtgacgttagtgacgttagtaacgtcagtgactgtggctagcaaattagccaccgttagcttcacttttcaccacaaaaacgcaatttctacttaaaccatgcaacggaacgtaaataaaaatacaaccaacgcaaacgctaccaagacgaaccttttgacaccgccgttgtgtatgtagtccaaatattgactgatccttaggggggcgaaaataaacaataactagaaaaggctgttcctgcgaaacggcagtgagaatgctgaaaacctgaatggggatagctgaccatgctaaaaaagctgaaaatagtgaaaatttagtagaaagttataagctgaagcttcaaagcaaccgaaaggtatttttgaaaggggctggagcagcattccaacaatgatttgaaaggatttaccattacttttaaagggagaataatttgcacaaaaacctttatattttaaaaagtataaaagtgagaaatgagaaaatacccgcaagctgaaatgaatttcaaaaatgtgtgagtgacacaaaagaggcagtgtggaagctgaactgcatcatctgcatcatcttaacaaagctaagagctaaaatagcctacaatgcgggagaagctgaaagctgaactgttaaacagaagaagtaggctagctagtcggaacaagaatattatcgttttaacagctgaaattatagttgggatagtaatagcagtagcagatgtagcctaccattgagtgcgtttactcggctttcttagtaggattcaatgtgttgatggaatgaaacatacagcagtagagccgatacaggaagacacggcgacactttgttgcagaaggatgatggtgcaagttttgtccgtggagcatacaacgattaataaaaaagaatcatgtagacgcgtttattgagtaatcgcataactcattacacatgtaaacgagtaatcgtattattggcataaaccgacaattgctagtaatcgtgtttctcatggtcaagtaaacgtaccaatcacctgtgtgagcgactgagtggtgcgtgtctgtcgttacggtgatggtgcagctatgattgctaacgcgctgagggcagagaataagagaaatgtagctagaatccacacctcaaacaagataacctagacgcaaaactgtacgtccaatccaaaatataaggatattttccgagacccaagactctgccgaaaccagagatgtcctttatatgtctgtgcggtcagaaatacgactctatcggcagtttcaaaatcttgttccttcttgctttctctgactgattttactcacctctccattgaagttagtgagagaatttgaaaggctgatctcgcttcaaggctcatagctgaaaatctgtaaatgtgagctctttagtagttacattggctgaaagaggacaatttttcctacattttaaggtataacttgtttctgtaagttaaactatatgaacgttagaggaatttgtttgacaaattagttgaatatcagaaaaaaagcagcaagctgctcattcataaaaatcaagaaggagcaaacgttttaatgtatttcaaactgtcataattcaaaattggctgaacatttgaaaaagctgaatcatttgggaatagctgaatgtcttgtgaacattttaaaggttgaatggtgtctctagctgaaagtaagctgaagtagttacgtttgaaagaggaggaagctttttaatgatttgaaaggatttaccattacttttaatgggagaataatttgcacaaaaaccttaatgtcttaaaaagtataaaagtgagaaataccaaaagtcatagccatcatctcctgaaggagctgaacgttttgatacaaaagttgtaggaatcggttaaagtatgcagaacgagttaaaggccaaaaaacggactgagaagttgaaaagcaatagtgagaatgcttaacagcattctcacaataaataaataaatatatatgtgagagaacaaaggttgtgctctcgccgaaggcttgagcacaccaaAATATATGCTGTCTTCAGTACAAGGGTCTGCATGATGCAGAGTTTAGTACCTCGTAATCGTTTTCGGTATTCAGAACGTTGCACCATTTTCCAATCGGCTCCGGAATCACCCCCCACTCCTCGGAGGCTTTCTCTAACAGCCGCACGAAGGTTGACTTTCCCGCAGctaaaatacacacaaatgtacattcATGCTTTTAGGTGTATAGATTTTCCCAATAGTTTATTTAAAAACTGACAAATGACAAGTAATCAAAGCACTTGGGTTGTTGTCAGTGCAGCTGTCGGAAATACATGGTTACAACAGATTTGGCGCCAACGCTGATATGGAGGGAAATTAGCAGATGAAGTTTGACACCTTCCAgaagcacctacacacacaactatGAAGGAGAGGTCAGCCAGCTAGATAACATTAACGTTAGTTGTTAATTGTTGTTAACATGAACTGTTTCTTGTATATCGATCAACTTGTTGGTCAACTTTAGATAGGACACAAGACAGATGGTTGTGAAGTTTAGAAACTCACCAATATTTCCTTCAATTGCTATTTTCTTGGTTCTCTTCTCAAAGCTGTTGTTTAAGCTTGAACATACTCTTTTAGGGGGGGTTGCCATTCTGACGGACAGTTAGACAAATATCTGAAAGAGGCACGCGAGATCAGAAATTCAACTTGCACTGTTTTTTTCCGAGGGCAGGACTATACCTCGGGTTGCCATGTTTTCAAGAACACCCCTctgttattttatatttaaacctATAGTCGTAAAAACGGTTTTAATGTCCTGATTTTAGCCTTATAAAtaattgatatgatattgtaTCATTTGTTTTAAAACATCGGTGAAATACAGACTTCTTAAATTTTTAAATATTGCATAATGGGGTTTTAGGCACCTCCGTAGCTAAACCGTGTAAAGAAACTTGGCAACCCTACAGCTAAAGTGCGCCATTGCGCATGCACTTTTAAGAACCGGCCTGGGGGAACAAATTCGTGAGCAACCACGCCGAATACGTGATTATTTGAGAAGGAAAAATAAAGGTAATTCTATATTTTAAAGCAATTTGGTTATATTCAATTTGGTGGGGTATGCTATTGTAAAGATGCATAATccaataaatacacacactaatTTATGTTTTTTAGCCAAACCTCTTTTGTCTTAAGTAATGTATTCAGGAGAGGCCTGCGCCTTTGTCTGCGTGCGGCTATGCTTTGTCAGGATAGCCAGCCAGCTGCTGTCTTATTCGTTTCAGACAAACAATGAATGAGACATATTAGAAAGTCAACAAATATCAGTGCGGTTTTATTAATTCTAATTTGGCAGTTTAACTTCAAATTGATTTGTATGGATATTAATTTGATCTGATTgttttactagctagctagctagcttagttagCTGTATGCGTAGACTCTGAAATGGCGCCTGGTTTGGTTGCGTTAGCCAGACCTCATTGCTTTTACGCACGCCTTTTTTGTTCCGCCAAAAACGTGATAATGAACTGTCCAGTTTGTGTTCCACAAATGTTGAAATATAGCCTTAGAGCCTCAGAAGGCACCTATTTTTTGTTAAAAACCCATCttaccagcgtgtgtgtgtgtgttagggctgaCCGACCATGGCTGACGGTGAAGGATACGTGGTGAGAGTGCGCGGCCTGCCGTGGTCCTGCGCCGTAGACGAGGTGTCACGGTTTTTCTCAGGTGGGTTGATCGGGCTTCCAAACTCCACAGCACACGAGGCCCGGGCCGAGGGCTTGTTGCGAAATTGCTATCTATTCAGATGTAGTTGCAGTAAACCGTTCAATGCTCTCGGTTCTCCAGATTGTAAAGTTGCGAACAATGGGACAAGCATCCACTTCACCTACACACGGGAGGGGCGGCCAAGCGGGGAGGCCTTTGTGGAGCTGGAGACCGAGGAAGACCTGAAGATCGCAGttaagaaggacagagagacccTGGGACACAGATATGTGGAAGGTACAGGTCACTTTGTGTGGGAGGGAAGGGCATGTTTTAAGTTTGTCCTACACACTTTGTTGTTGTggtttttataaaaaaaatcccATATTTGCTGTGACAGTCTTCAAGTCCAACAACGTGGAGATGGACTGGGTGATGAAGCACACAGGCCCCAACTgcccagagacagagggggacgGCCTGGTCCGCCTGCGAGGCTTGCCCTTTGGCTGCAGCAAGGAGGAGATCGTCCAGTTCTTCTCAGGTAAGCTCTCCCACCTTCCTCCTCACCATGCTCCTTTGCTCTCCTCCTCAACACCACCCTGCTGTAAGCAGATGTAGACACACAGGTTCGTAGGGTGGAGAGGTCAACACAGACCACTCTTGAATAGTATCAGGGTATATTATCTGTGAACTCTTGATTATGAGGGATGGCTAACAGTTATCCTATTTCTAACTGTAAATATTGTTGGAACCCAGATCGACAAATGGGTAATCGGTTCAACATTCAGACCAACTTTTTATATTTGACTCGATCTAAACATTTTTGACTCGGTTTACCGTAAGATACCCAGTTACGCATCTTTAATGCTTCTATATCTTCATAAAATCATGATATATTCCCACatcagtaaataaataaaacattcgaCACACTTTTTTCTGGTACGCTGTTTATAAAACGTGCTCTTGAcctgttgtttaaaaaaaaaaaaaaattttaacctttttaatttatttttttaagagaAGAGTGGAGTGTTTGTAACGTGAAGTGACATCATGTGGGAATGTGATTTAATGTGTCCCCCGCTGGGGTTATCTGTCCTTGGGTTGAAGGGTTGGAAATCGTGCCAAATGGGATAACATTGCCGGTGGACTTCCAGGGGAGGAGTACGGGGGAGGCCTTCGTGCAGTTTGCTTCACAGGATATAGCTGAAAAGGCTCTAAAGAAACACAAGGAAAGAATAGGGCACAGGTGGGGATGGATGGTTGGCTGGCTTCAAGCTGCTTTTCAGATATCATTGGTACTGATTGATTGATTTTATGATTTGATTGATTCACCACGTTCAAATGATCACAAAACCAGTGTCTGGTCTGTTACTGTGGTAACTGTTTGCCAGGCTCTGACCATCTCTGTACATGCTACCAGGACATGCATCATACATGTAGCTAGCGCACACTACCAGGACATGCATCATACATGTAGCTAGCGCACACTACCAGGACATGCATCATACATGTAGCTAGCGCACACTACCAGGACATGCATCATACATGTAGCTAGCACACGCTTCCAGGACATGCATCATACATGTAATTAGCGTGCACTACCAGGACATGCATCATACATGTAGCCAGCACACACGACTGGAACACGACAGCACACACTACCAGAACACGCTTCACATGTAGATGGCACAAGCTACCAGGACACACATCAGACATGTAGCAAACACACTACCAGGACACGCATTATACATGTAGCTAACACGTGCTACCAGGACATGCATCGTACATGCAGCTAGCACACATCAGATCATCGTGGCCTTCAGCCCTGGTAGAGTCCTCAGATATCTCTTTTAGTGGGCAGTAGTGCTGAGGGACTTTCTGGTTGTAAAAGGAAGCTATGGGTATACTTCTTGTCCAAAGAGGTCTGGAAAATCCTATGAACTTCATAACCGAAATGATCAGATTTGTTTCTTTTACAGACACTATTGTACATTATTCCGCCTAAAACAAGCACTTACATTTTGCAAATCGGGCATCTATTTATATAAATTCCCTGTGGAAGGCAAAAAGCAGTGTCCGTAGTGTGGAGGTACCATAATGCCAGACATCTCTCAGCACTACACCCCAGCAGGCTGTCATAGAGGAGCCCCAGAACCAGTCTTCCTTGGACCATGGAACCAGCTGCCTGCCCCTGTGTCTGCCTGGCTGACCCAAGGAAAGCTCTCTGGCTGGGCTCAACATTGCCCCCCCTAACCAGCCCATCTCTGGCTCCTCTCAGTATAACCTCCACACAAATCAAGTTGTTCACGAGTCCTGCACTGTGTATGTGCCTGGATAGTTTAGTGTAGTTGTCTTAGCTACGGCCACGTTGTCCTAGCACACCTGGGGCTCTGTAACCTCCAAGCAGTTGGGCCCGTCTGAGCTCTCCCAGTCCCAGCTACCATCATGACCACGAGGCAGCACTTAGCCAGGCTAGCAGAAACTCAGATGGCCATGCATGGCTGTAGGACCCCCATGCTACAGTCATAGCTGTCCTTAGCCCTGCCCATATctccatcacagacacacacccccgtAGTGGTCTACCCCCGCCATACCGGGGCCCTgtctgatgcgtgtgtgtgtgcctgtaggtACATAGAGATATTCAAGAGCAGCCGTGCGGAGGTCAGGACCAACTACGAGCCCCCCAGGAAGCCCATGGGCATGCAGCGCCCGGGGCCCTACGACCGGCCCGGGGGCGGCGGGGGCCGCGGCTACAACGGCATGGGGGGCCGCGGAGGCTCGTTCGATCGTATGCGCCGGGGTGGCTACGGAGGAGGTGAGAATGGTGAGGATAGACAGCCCGCCGTGATCGGTCTCCTCCCCTGGGTGACtttctgtgtctcctctctccatctgcctctccccctccctctctttgcctgtccctccctctgtctccatctctcttgctgtttctcttcccccctccatccatctctttccccctccatctctctgacgTGTCTGTCTGGTCCCCAGGGGGCTCTGATCGCTATGGCGACGGGGGCTCCAGCTTCCAGAGCACGACAGGCCACTGTGTTCACATGAGGGGTCTGCCATACCGCGCCACAGAGACCGACATCTACAGCGTgagtcctgccccccccacgcacgcgcgcgcacgcacacactgtagCTCAGCGGTAGAGCATTTGATTTTAAAGGGTGCAGGCTCAGATCCCCCCCCCTGTATTGTGCATCGCTTTGGAtacaagtgtctgctaaataataattattacTCATCTACATTCTATAGATGCTTCAGTCAATGTAATATCAATCTGGGATTGTCCAGACATactcctgactgtgtgtgtgcatagttcttctctcctctgaacCCGGTGCGTGTGCACATTGAGGTGGGGCCGGACGGCAGGGTGACGGGGGAGGCAGATGTGGAGTTCGCCACCCACGAGGACGCCGTGGCCGCCATGTCTAAAGACAAGGCCAACATGCGTGAGTCCTAAACGTCTGCCCCGACACTTTCTCTCTACTCTGTCTCCCTTTGTTTGTCTCCGTCTGTCTCCGTCTgtctccgtccgtctgtctgtctgcctctgtctgtcagcctctgtctgtccgtctccctgtctctgtccccccttcCCTCAGAGCAGGTCAGTATGGAGCTCTATAGCATGGCCCCTAGCACCTGTTTGacctcacctcttctctccctccagagcACCGCTACGTGGAGCTGTTCCTCAACTCGACATCGGGAGGCAGCAACGGTGGCTACGGAGGTCAGATGATGGGGTCCATGGGTGAggccccacccacccatccacacacaagtacacagtcCCCCAAGGGCATTCCCCTTCCTGGTGAAGTGAGCGTGTGACTGACGGTGCTCCTTGTTCCCCAGGTAACCAGTCTTCGTACGGGGGTAGCCAGCAGATGGGCGGGGGCTACTCTGGAGGCtaca is from Osmerus eperlanus chromosome 27, fOsmEpe2.1, whole genome shotgun sequence and encodes:
- the hnrnph1l gene encoding heterogeneous nuclear ribonucleoprotein H1, like isoform X7, encoding MADGEGYVVRVRGLPWSCAVDEVSRFFSDCKVANNGTSIHFTYTREGRPSGEAFVELETEEDLKIAVKKDRETLGHRYVEVFKSNNVEMDWVMKHTGPNCPETEGDGLVRLRGLPFGCSKEEIVQFFSGLEIVPNGITLPVDFQGRSTGEAFVQFASQDIAEKALKKHKERIGHRYIEIFKSSRAEVRTNYEPPRKPMGMQRPGPYDRPGGGGGRGYNGMGGRGGSFDRMRRGGYGGGENGGSDRYGDGGSSFQSTTGHCVHMRGLPYRATETDIYSSTATWSCSSTRHREAATVATEVTSLRTGVASRWAGATLEATAAAPAWGATTITVTRAG
- the hnrnph1l gene encoding heterogeneous nuclear ribonucleoprotein H1, like isoform X6, which produces MADGEGYVVRVRGLPWSCAVDEVSRFFSDCKVANNGTSIHFTYTREGRPSGEAFVELETEEDLKIAVKKDRETLGHRYVEVFKSNNVEMDWVMKHTGPNCPETEGDGLVRLRGLPFGCSKEEIVQFFSGLEIVPNGITLPVDFQGRSTGEAFVQFASQDIAEKALKKHKERIGHRYIEIFKSSRAEVRTNYEPPRKPMGMQRPGPYDRPGGGGGRGYNGMGGRGGSFDRMRRGGYGGGENGGSDRYGDGGSSFQSTTGHCVHMRGLPYRATETDIYSSTATWSCSSTRHREAATVATEVTSLRTGVASRWAGATLEATAAAPAWGATTITVSNQSGMSSSYYGNSRGSVGMNGSMSMGGGWGM
- the hnrnph1l gene encoding heterogeneous nuclear ribonucleoprotein H1, like isoform X5, whose translation is MADGEGYVVRVRGLPWSCAVDEVSRFFSDCKVANNGTSIHFTYTREGRPSGEAFVELETEEDLKIAVKKDRETLGHRYVEVFKSNNVEMDWVMKHTGPNCPETEGDGLVRLRGLPFGCSKEEIVQFFSGLEIVPNGITLPVDFQGRSTGEAFVQFASQDIAEKALKKHKERIGHRYIEIFKSSRAEVRTNYEPPRKPMGMQRPGPYDRPGGGGGRGYNGMGGRGGSFDRMRRGGYGGGENGGSDRYGDGGSSFQSTTGHCVHMRGLPYRATETDIYSFFSPLNPVRVHIEVGPDGRVTGEADVEFATHEDAVAAMSKDKANMQHRYVELFLNSTSGGSNGGYGGNQSSYGGSQQMGGGYSGGYSSSSSMGGYNDYSE
- the hnrnph1l gene encoding heterogeneous nuclear ribonucleoprotein H1, like isoform X3 — protein: MADGEGYVVRVRGLPWSCAVDEVSRFFSDCKVANNGTSIHFTYTREGRPSGEAFVELETEEDLKIAVKKDRETLGHRYVEVFKSNNVEMDWVMKHTGPNCPETEGDGLVRLRGLPFGCSKEEIVQFFSGLEIVPNGITLPVDFQGRSTGEAFVQFASQDIAEKALKKHKERIGHRYIEIFKSSRAEVRTNYEPPRKPMGMQRPGPYDRPGGGGGRGYNGMGGRGGSFDRMRRGGYGGGENGGSDRYGDGGSSFQSTTGHCVHMRGLPYRATETDIYSFFSPLNPVRVHIEVGPDGRVTGEADVEFATHEDAVAAMSKDKANMQHRYVELFLNSTSGGSNGGYGGNQSSYGGSQQMGGGYSGGYSSSSSMGGYNDYSNQSGMSSSYYGNSRGSVGMNGSMSMGGGWGM
- the hnrnph1l gene encoding heterogeneous nuclear ribonucleoprotein H1, like isoform X1 produces the protein MADGEGYVVRVRGLPWSCAVDEVSRFFSDCKVANNGTSIHFTYTREGRPSGEAFVELETEEDLKIAVKKDRETLGHRYVEVFKSNNVEMDWVMKHTGPNCPETEGDGLVRLRGLPFGCSKEEIVQFFSGLEIVPNGITLPVDFQGRSTGEAFVQFASQDIAEKALKKHKERIGHRYIEIFKSSRAEVRTNYEPPRKPMGMQRPGPYDRPGGGGGRGYNGMGGRGGSFDRMRRGGYGGGENGGSDRYGDGGSSFQSTTGHCVHMRGLPYRATETDIYSFFSPLNPVRVHIEVGPDGRVTGEADVEFATHEDAVAAMSKDKANMQHRYVELFLNSTSGGSNGGYGGQMMGSMGNQSSYGGSQQMGGGYSGGYSSSSSMGGYNDYSNQSGMSSSYYGNSRGSVGMNGSMSMGGGWGM